The following coding sequences lie in one Oceanicola sp. 502str15 genomic window:
- a CDS encoding sulfite exporter TauE/SafE family protein translates to MNLLPDLLTPGLIVFALAVTVLAGVVKGAVGFAMPLIMISGMGILLDPKLVVAGIILPIVLSNALQVARCGWVEAKSALRDYWVYILIVCVMILLSAQLVTVIPDDVMYLVLGIPVTALCAIQLAGLKLVIPEERRPLASVIAGFLSGTLGGLAGTWGPTTVLYLVAIETPKARQIVVQGVIYGLGSVMLLAGHLKSGVMNGETVWFSAMLLVPAVAGMWVGFKVQDRIDQNTFRKATLAVLLFAGLNLIRRGLMG, encoded by the coding sequence ATGAACCTTTTGCCAGACCTTCTCACCCCCGGCCTCATTGTCTTTGCGCTCGCCGTGACCGTGCTGGCGGGCGTGGTGAAAGGCGCGGTGGGCTTTGCCATGCCGCTCATCATGATCTCGGGCATGGGGATCCTGCTGGATCCCAAGCTGGTCGTGGCCGGCATCATCCTGCCCATCGTGCTCTCAAATGCGCTTCAGGTGGCCCGATGCGGCTGGGTGGAGGCGAAGTCGGCGCTGCGCGACTACTGGGTCTACATCCTGATCGTCTGCGTGATGATCTTGCTGTCGGCCCAGCTCGTCACCGTGATCCCCGATGACGTGATGTACCTCGTGCTCGGAATCCCGGTCACGGCGCTCTGTGCGATCCAGCTTGCCGGGCTGAAGCTGGTAATCCCGGAGGAGCGACGGCCCCTGGCTTCCGTCATCGCGGGGTTTCTCTCCGGCACACTCGGCGGGCTTGCGGGCACATGGGGGCCGACGACGGTGCTTTACCTCGTGGCGATCGAAACCCCCAAGGCGCGGCAGATCGTGGTGCAGGGGGTAATCTACGGCCTCGGCTCGGTGATGCTGCTGGCGGGCCACCTCAAGAGCGGCGTGATGAACGGCGAAACGGTCTGGTTCTCGGCCATGCTGCTCGTGCCTGCGGTTGCGGGCATGTGGGTTGGCTTCAAGGTGCAGGACCGGATCGACCAGAACACCTTTCGCAAGGCCACGCTGGCGGTGCTGCTCTTTGCCGGGCTCAACCTGATCCGGCGCGGGCTGATGGGCTAA
- a CDS encoding DUF3859 domain-containing protein, with protein sequence MIRAALLMSTALALPAAAQEASADLYINPALVADVSYGLNCSVEITGSIDAPDTDRGEVDVFDKSPELSPLGQLVPAQLGLGFGVRARAADGVRITGATFRVFHPPFPGRGTTEQSWLASYVDSSHSTHLYRFDFPYEAVPGTWVMEATHEGELLYRIPFTVVPEAAYPGAETLCDPEGLLSLAPSLRHPA encoded by the coding sequence ATGATCCGCGCCGCCCTGTTGATGAGCACCGCCCTCGCCCTGCCCGCAGCAGCGCAGGAGGCCTCCGCCGATCTCTACATCAACCCGGCCCTCGTGGCCGACGTGAGCTATGGCCTCAACTGCTCTGTCGAGATCACCGGCTCGATCGACGCGCCCGACACCGACCGGGGCGAGGTCGACGTGTTCGACAAGTCACCCGAGCTGTCACCTCTCGGACAGCTCGTGCCGGCACAGCTCGGCCTCGGCTTCGGCGTGCGGGCCCGTGCGGCAGATGGGGTGCGCATCACCGGTGCGACCTTCCGGGTGTTTCACCCCCCGTTCCCGGGGCGCGGCACCACCGAGCAGAGCTGGCTGGCAAGCTATGTCGACAGCAGCCACTCAACTCACCTCTACCGCTTCGACTTTCCCTATGAGGCCGTCCCCGGCACCTGGGTGATGGAGGCCACCCATGAGGGCGAGCTTCTCTATCGGATCCCCTTCACCGTGGTGCCCGAGGCGGCCTATCCGGGGGCCGAGACCCTCTGCGACCCCGAGGGCCTTCTGAGCCTCGCACCTTCCCTCCGCCACCCGGCGTAG
- a CDS encoding DUF3859 domain-containing protein, which translates to MDSGAIAALEFGIVCPPRVVGSETAPGTENGRVDIFEGEPRFIDSGGIVPATLGMSFGVRAWAQDGTAPRNVTIKSLHPRFPGTGTSEQSFGSSIAPGRPMTHIYTFDMPHEAAPGLWQLQAEAEGKLLYSVPFEVVPPAAYTGPALDCAEPPVLSRATPAPRSAG; encoded by the coding sequence ATGGACAGCGGAGCAATCGCCGCACTGGAGTTCGGCATCGTCTGCCCGCCCCGGGTGGTCGGCTCCGAGACGGCACCCGGCACCGAGAATGGCCGGGTCGACATCTTCGAGGGCGAGCCGCGCTTCATCGACAGCGGGGGTATAGTGCCTGCCACCCTCGGCATGAGCTTTGGCGTGCGGGCATGGGCGCAGGATGGCACCGCCCCGCGCAACGTGACCATCAAGAGCCTGCATCCCCGCTTTCCGGGCACAGGAACCTCCGAGCAGAGCTTTGGCTCCTCCATTGCGCCGGGCCGCCCCATGACCCATATCTACACCTTCGACATGCCACATGAGGCCGCCCCCGGCCTCTGGCAGCTTCAGGCCGAAGCGGAGGGTAAATTGCTCTATTCTGTTCCGTTCGAGGTGGTTCCGCCCGCGGCCTACACCGGCCCGGCGCTCGACTGTGCGGAACCGCCAGTTCTGAGCCGTGCCACCCCTGCCCCGAGGTCGGCCGGATGA
- a CDS encoding phosphoenolpyruvate carboxykinase has translation MTIGRVNPAKRLEDQGITGLGNVYYNLIEPAIIEQAVKRGEGELGIGGAFLCTTGKFTGRSPKDKHVVRSAATENTIWWDNNAPMSEAGFDALHADMIEHMKGRDYFVQDLFGGADPAQRLDVRMVTELAWHSLFIRHMLRRPSRDELDSFVPEFTVINCPSFKADPAKHDCRSDTVIALNLDKKLILIGGTEYAGENKKSVFTLLNYLLPERGIMPMHCSANHAQGNPVDAAVFFGLSGTGKTTLSADPNRVLIGDDEHGWSDRGTFNFEGGCYAKTINLSPKAEPEIYATTQMFGTVIENMVYNPETKELDFDDDSLTANMRCAYPLEYISNASETALGGHPKNIIMLTCDAFGVLPPIARLTPAQAMYHFLSGFTSKVAGTERGVTEPEPTFSTCFGAPFMPRRPEVYGNLLRAKIDTHGATCWLVNTGWTGGAYGTGNRMPIKATRALLTAALDGSLHEATFRKDENFGFQVPVTVAGVDAALLDPRSTWADKEAYDAQATKLVEMFAENFAQYDAYIDDDVKAVAIG, from the coding sequence ATGACCATTGGACGCGTGAACCCCGCCAAGCGCTTGGAAGATCAAGGGATTACCGGGCTGGGAAACGTCTATTACAACCTCATCGAGCCGGCCATCATCGAACAGGCCGTCAAGCGGGGCGAAGGTGAGCTGGGGATCGGCGGCGCGTTTCTGTGCACCACCGGAAAATTCACCGGCCGCTCGCCGAAGGACAAGCACGTTGTGCGCTCGGCGGCGACCGAAAACACCATCTGGTGGGACAACAACGCACCGATGTCCGAAGCGGGCTTCGACGCGCTCCATGCCGACATGATCGAGCACATGAAGGGGCGCGACTACTTCGTGCAGGACCTCTTCGGCGGCGCCGACCCGGCGCAGCGCCTCGATGTCCGGATGGTCACGGAACTGGCCTGGCACTCGCTCTTCATCCGCCACATGCTGCGCCGTCCCTCGCGGGACGAGCTCGACAGCTTCGTGCCGGAATTCACCGTCATCAACTGCCCGAGCTTCAAGGCCGACCCGGCCAAGCATGATTGCCGCTCCGACACGGTGATCGCGCTGAACCTCGACAAGAAACTGATTTTGATCGGCGGCACCGAATACGCGGGCGAGAACAAGAAATCGGTCTTCACCCTGCTCAACTACCTGCTGCCCGAGCGCGGCATCATGCCAATGCACTGCTCGGCCAACCACGCCCAGGGCAACCCGGTGGACGCCGCCGTGTTCTTCGGCCTCTCCGGCACCGGTAAAACCACCCTGTCGGCCGACCCCAACCGCGTGCTGATCGGCGATGACGAGCATGGCTGGTCGGACCGCGGCACCTTCAACTTCGAGGGTGGCTGCTACGCCAAGACGATCAACCTTAGCCCGAAGGCCGAACCCGAAATTTACGCCACCACGCAGATGTTCGGCACTGTCATTGAGAACATGGTCTACAATCCCGAGACCAAGGAACTCGATTTCGATGACGACAGCCTGACCGCCAACATGCGCTGCGCCTACCCGCTGGAATACATCTCCAACGCGTCCGAAACCGCGCTCGGCGGCCATCCCAAGAACATCATCATGCTCACCTGCGACGCCTTCGGGGTGCTCCCCCCGATCGCCCGGCTCACTCCGGCGCAGGCGATGTACCACTTCCTCTCCGGCTTCACCTCCAAGGTGGCCGGCACCGAGCGCGGCGTGACCGAGCCCGAGCCGACCTTCTCCACCTGCTTCGGCGCGCCCTTCATGCCGCGCCGCCCGGAGGTCTACGGCAACCTGCTGCGCGCCAAGATCGACACCCACGGTGCCACATGCTGGCTGGTCAACACCGGCTGGACCGGCGGCGCCTACGGCACCGGCAACCGGATGCCGATCAAGGCCACCCGCGCCCTGCTGACCGCCGCGCTCGACGGCTCCCTGCACGAGGCGACCTTCCGCAAGGATGAGAACTTCGGCTTCCAGGTCCCCGTGACCGTCGCCGGAGTGGACGCCGCCCTTCTCGACCCGCGCTCCACATGGGCCGACAAGGAAGCCTATGACGCGCAGGCCACCAAGCTGGTTGAAATGTTCGCCGAGAACTTCGCCCAGTATGACGCCTACATCGACGACGACGTGAAGGCCGTCGCCATCGGCTGA
- a CDS encoding response regulator transcription factor: MSRIALVDDDRNILTSVSMTLEAEGFEVETYNDGQTALDAFNKKLPDMAVLDIKMPRMDGMDLLQRLRSKTTMPVIFLTSKDDEIDEVLGLRMGADDYVKKPFSQRLLVERIRALLRRQEVIGGDGPTEAETAQVMVRGELVMDPLRHAVTWKGLDVSLTVTEFLLLQALAQRPGFVKSRDQLMDVAYDDQVYVDDRTIDSHIKRLRKKMRSVDDEFSAIETLYGIGYRYNEE; this comes from the coding sequence ATGTCGAGAATTGCCCTCGTCGATGACGACCGGAATATCCTCACGTCCGTTTCGATGACTCTGGAGGCCGAAGGCTTTGAGGTCGAGACTTACAATGATGGCCAGACGGCGCTTGACGCCTTCAACAAGAAGCTTCCCGACATGGCGGTGCTCGACATCAAGATGCCGCGGATGGACGGGATGGACCTGCTGCAGCGCCTGCGCTCCAAGACGACCATGCCGGTGATCTTCCTCACCTCCAAGGATGACGAGATCGACGAAGTGCTCGGCCTGCGCATGGGTGCCGACGATTACGTGAAGAAGCCCTTCTCCCAGCGCCTGCTGGTCGAGCGGATCCGCGCCCTGCTGCGTCGTCAGGAGGTGATTGGCGGCGACGGCCCGACCGAGGCCGAGACGGCCCAGGTGATGGTGCGCGGCGAGCTGGTCATGGACCCGCTGCGCCATGCCGTGACCTGGAAGGGGCTCGACGTGTCGCTCACCGTCACCGAGTTCCTGCTGCTGCAGGCCCTCGCCCAGCGGCCCGGCTTCGTGAAGAGCCGCGACCAGCTGATGGACGTGGCCTATGACGATCAGGTCTACGTCGACGACCGCACGATCGACAGCCACATCAAGCGCCTTCGCAAGAAGATGCGCAGCGTCGATGACGAGTTTTCCGCCATCGAAACGCTTTACGGTATCGGGTATCGCTACAACGAGGAGTGA
- a CDS encoding sensor histidine kinase, translating into MREKRKRRGFLTLNRSPLARKIITFNLLGLLLLVAGVFYLNPFRDSLALQREAGLQAEAQLIADVFEVQLIDGPVALDTSGVDVQAVVDGLDLSSGVEVFVFGQEETILGSTVGSDSQSAVTQAQKERRTVITDFLNAIWEGMSSIFSSQRTDVPDVDAEGLARAMVADAATGRTTVRTGSNAAGGTIFSVATPVLVGNQVVGVVAITSAQGEIDTLVRSEREQVLQMFVIAILVSIGLSLLLASTIANPIADLASAAEIGREKGGQKMSPNRVRIPDLTGRPDEIGRLSGALRGMVAALYDRIDANEQFAADVSHEIKNPLASLRSAVSSLRVAKRDDQRHKLLDVIEHDVRRLDRLVSDISNASRLDSELVKEEEEEFDLLKMLGNITEYLGGEAQRRGVEFISDVPRQPIRITGLEGRLAQVFVNLITNALSFCEEGDAVRVWVRRRENRVLVVVEDTGPGMPEQALTKVFNRFYSERPEGQFGDHSGLGLAISKQIVEAHSGVIWAENIRPTDDDITSEPLGARFVVGLPV; encoded by the coding sequence ATGCGTGAGAAGCGAAAGCGTCGGGGGTTCCTGACGCTCAATCGTTCTCCGCTTGCGCGCAAGATCATCACCTTCAACCTGCTCGGCCTGCTGCTGCTGGTCGCCGGCGTGTTCTATCTGAACCCGTTCCGCGACAGCCTGGCCCTGCAGCGCGAAGCCGGTCTGCAAGCCGAGGCACAGCTGATTGCCGATGTCTTCGAGGTGCAGCTCATCGACGGCCCTGTGGCGCTGGATACCAGCGGCGTGGATGTGCAGGCGGTCGTGGACGGGCTCGACCTGTCGTCGGGTGTCGAAGTCTTTGTCTTCGGGCAGGAAGAGACCATTCTCGGCTCCACCGTCGGCAGCGACTCCCAGAGCGCGGTGACACAGGCGCAGAAAGAGCGCCGCACCGTCATCACCGATTTTCTGAATGCGATCTGGGAAGGGATGTCTTCGATCTTCTCGTCCCAGCGCACCGATGTTCCCGATGTCGATGCCGAGGGCCTTGCCCGTGCCATGGTGGCCGATGCCGCCACCGGGCGGACCACCGTTCGCACCGGCTCCAACGCGGCGGGCGGCACGATCTTTTCAGTCGCCACGCCGGTTCTGGTGGGCAACCAGGTTGTGGGCGTTGTCGCCATCACCTCGGCGCAGGGCGAGATCGACACGCTGGTGCGGTCCGAGCGCGAGCAGGTGTTGCAGATGTTCGTCATCGCCATCCTCGTGTCCATTGGCCTGTCGCTGCTGCTGGCCTCCACCATCGCCAACCCGATCGCCGACCTGGCCTCGGCCGCCGAGATCGGCCGCGAGAAGGGTGGCCAGAAGATGAGCCCCAACCGGGTGCGTATCCCTGACCTGACGGGGCGCCCCGACGAGATCGGGCGCCTTTCCGGGGCGCTGCGCGGCATGGTGGCCGCGCTCTACGACCGGATCGACGCCAACGAACAGTTCGCTGCCGATGTCAGCCACGAGATCAAGAACCCGCTGGCTTCGCTGCGCTCTGCAGTGAGCTCGCTGCGGGTCGCAAAGCGCGATGACCAGCGCCACAAGCTGCTCGACGTGATCGAGCATGATGTGCGCCGTCTGGATCGGCTGGTGTCCGACATCTCGAACGCCTCGCGCCTCGACAGCGAGTTGGTGAAGGAAGAGGAAGAAGAGTTCGACCTGCTGAAGATGCTGGGCAACATCACCGAATACCTCGGTGGCGAGGCGCAGCGGCGGGGTGTGGAGTTCATCTCGGACGTGCCGCGCCAGCCCATCCGCATCACCGGCCTCGAAGGCCGGCTGGCGCAGGTCTTCGTGAACCTCATCACCAATGCGCTGTCGTTCTGCGAGGAGGGCGACGCCGTCCGCGTCTGGGTCCGTCGCCGCGAAAACCGTGTTCTGGTGGTGGTCGAGGATACCGGCCCCGGCATGCCCGAACAGGCGCTGACAAAAGTGTTCAACCGCTTCTATTCCGAGCGACCCGAGGGGCAGTTTGGCGACCATTCCGGCCTTGGCCTTGCAATCTCCAAGCAGATCGTCGAGGCCCATAGCGGCGTGATCTGGGCCGAGAACATTCGCCCCACCGATGATGACATAACCTCCGAGCCGCTGGGCGCCCGTTTCGTGGTCGGCCTTCCGGTCTGA
- a CDS encoding HPr kinase/phosphorylase, which produces MAGQHSNKDDFFHGTAVAFGRRGVLIVGASGAGKSALAVELVARGAHLVGDDRVMLASEDGVLTARPRPGFEGMIECRGVGLLTVPSVPKAEIALVIDAGREERDRLPPPREILLFGCTLPLLHRAPGAHFPAAVLLMMTSGPQSDLPRPHGA; this is translated from the coding sequence ATGGCCGGGCAGCACTCGAACAAGGATGACTTCTTTCATGGCACAGCCGTTGCCTTCGGGCGGCGTGGGGTGCTGATTGTCGGGGCCTCCGGCGCAGGCAAATCCGCGCTGGCCGTCGAACTGGTCGCGCGCGGGGCACACCTGGTGGGCGACGACAGGGTGATGCTTGCCAGCGAAGATGGGGTGTTGACCGCGCGGCCGCGGCCCGGCTTTGAAGGCATGATCGAGTGTCGCGGTGTCGGCCTGCTCACGGTGCCCTCGGTTCCGAAGGCGGAAATCGCTCTGGTGATCGACGCAGGCCGGGAAGAGCGTGACAGGTTGCCGCCACCCCGCGAGATTCTCCTGTTTGGATGCACTCTGCCCTTGCTTCACCGCGCTCCAGGCGCGCACTTTCCGGCAGCGGTTCTGCTGATGATGACCAGCGGCCCGCAATCTGACCTTCCACGGCCCCACGGCGCATGA
- the rapZ gene encoding RNase adapter RapZ: MTDTTDTDTHTGTLPHSSAVQRLVLVTGPAGAGRSSAVRVLEDLGYEAIDNLPLSLVPRLLEGQPRGGALALGIDSRNRDFATPHLIDLLSQLDARPDIAREVLYLDCSPEVLLRRYSETRRRHPLAPAESPEAGIARDFDLLADIRERADVLIDTSDLSVHDLREELDRLFTLEATVRLGVSVQSFSYKRGLPHGLDMVFDCRFLNNPHWQPALRPLDGRDPAVVAHVEADPRFAEFHNRVRGLVDMLLPAFVEEGKSHLSIGFGCTGGQHRSVALAERFGKELAGAGWRVSIRHREIERRAGARAAESPAAALGTLA, encoded by the coding sequence ATGACTGACACAACAGACACCGACACCCACACAGGCACCTTGCCGCATTCCTCGGCGGTGCAGCGGCTGGTGCTCGTCACCGGGCCTGCCGGTGCGGGGCGCAGCTCGGCGGTGCGAGTGCTGGAAGACCTTGGCTACGAAGCGATCGACAATCTGCCGCTCTCTCTCGTGCCCCGCCTGCTTGAGGGCCAGCCTCGCGGCGGTGCCTTGGCCCTCGGGATCGACAGTCGCAATCGCGACTTCGCCACGCCCCACCTGATCGACCTGCTCTCGCAGCTAGATGCGCGCCCCGATATCGCCCGCGAGGTGCTTTATCTCGATTGCTCGCCGGAGGTGCTGCTGCGGCGATATTCCGAAACCCGGCGTCGTCACCCTCTGGCCCCTGCCGAAAGCCCCGAGGCCGGCATCGCCCGCGACTTCGACCTGCTGGCCGACATCCGCGAGCGGGCGGATGTGTTGATTGATACCTCGGATCTGTCGGTGCACGACCTGCGGGAAGAACTGGACCGGCTGTTCACCCTCGAAGCGACCGTGCGACTCGGTGTTTCGGTTCAGAGCTTTTCGTACAAACGCGGCCTGCCGCACGGGCTGGACATGGTATTTGATTGCCGTTTCCTCAACAATCCGCATTGGCAGCCGGCATTGCGTCCGCTCGACGGGCGCGACCCTGCGGTGGTGGCTCATGTCGAGGCCGACCCGCGCTTCGCGGAGTTTCACAACCGCGTGCGAGGCCTTGTAGATATGCTTCTTCCGGCCTTTGTAGAGGAAGGCAAATCCCACCTGTCGATCGGCTTCGGCTGTACCGGCGGTCAGCATCGCTCCGTTGCCCTAGCGGAACGGTTCGGGAAAGAGCTTGCAGGTGCTGGATGGCGCGTGTCTATTCGGCATCGGGAAATCGAACGGCGGGCTGGGGCACGGGCGGCAGAGTCGCCTGCCGCGGCATTGGGGACACTGGCTTGA
- a CDS encoding PTS sugar transporter subunit IIA, translated as MIGIVIVAHGGLAKEYLAAVEHVVGQQDGIRAITIAADCDRSNKQSEICAAADAVDHGAGVVVVTDMFGGSPSNLSLLACRPENRKILYGANLPMLVKLAKSRHLKVEDAVNCAMAAGRKYINSYDGGVV; from the coding sequence TTGATCGGAATCGTGATCGTGGCGCATGGCGGGCTGGCGAAGGAATACCTCGCCGCCGTGGAGCATGTCGTGGGTCAGCAGGATGGCATCCGCGCCATCACCATAGCTGCGGATTGTGACAGGTCGAACAAACAATCCGAAATTTGTGCAGCCGCGGACGCGGTCGACCATGGAGCCGGCGTGGTGGTTGTGACCGACATGTTCGGAGGCTCGCCTTCCAACCTCTCGCTGCTCGCCTGTCGGCCGGAAAATCGCAAGATTCTCTATGGCGCGAACCTGCCGATGCTGGTCAAACTCGCGAAATCCCGCCATCTCAAAGTGGAAGACGCAGTAAATTGTGCCATGGCGGCGGGACGTAAATACATAAACAGCTACGACGGCGGCGTCGTCTGA
- a CDS encoding HPr family phosphocarrier protein, translating to MQRLEIVNEKGLHARASAKFVETVEQFDAEAEVSKDGLSTGGDSIMGLLMLAASKGSFIEVETRGAQAEELATALAELVADKFGEGI from the coding sequence GTGCAACGACTGGAAATCGTGAACGAAAAGGGCCTCCATGCCCGCGCATCTGCAAAGTTTGTCGAGACCGTTGAGCAATTTGACGCCGAGGCAGAGGTGTCGAAGGACGGTTTGAGCACCGGGGGCGACAGCATCATGGGCCTTTTGATGTTGGCAGCGTCCAAGGGAAGCTTTATTGAGGTCGAAACCCGCGGTGCCCAGGCCGAAGAACTGGCGACCGCCCTTGCAGAGCTGGTGGCCGACAAGTTCGGCGAAGGTATCTGA
- a CDS encoding lysophospholipid acyltransferase family protein, translated as MPVGTADTQPESEALNDVPYDRRRLSYANTFPNPIQANFIRVMEWLTAKLRLLRLIRRFEAMSVPHGQGFWAQALGVMGIELTTPQAQIDNIPETGPLVIVANHPHGLVDGMVLAELIGRRRTDYKILTRSLLTGVAEIDDFMIPVPFPHEPDALERNLEMRKKANDHLKAGGCVVVFPAGEVASSKSWFGPAIEKEWHTFTSKMILRSEARVVPIYFQGQNSRYYQIANKISAVLRQSLLLYEVRYALNKPQAPIVGEPIERGEIDDWSSNQRGFISWLREKTLALKPGS; from the coding sequence TTGCCTGTCGGAACAGCGGATACGCAGCCCGAGTCTGAAGCGCTGAACGATGTGCCCTACGACCGTCGCCGTCTGAGCTACGCCAATACCTTCCCCAACCCGATCCAGGCCAACTTCATCCGGGTGATGGAGTGGCTGACGGCCAAGCTGAGGCTCCTGCGGCTGATCCGCCGCTTCGAGGCGATGAGCGTGCCCCATGGGCAGGGCTTCTGGGCTCAGGCGCTGGGTGTGATGGGGATCGAGCTGACCACGCCGCAGGCGCAGATCGACAACATCCCCGAAACCGGACCGCTGGTGATTGTCGCCAACCACCCCCACGGGCTGGTCGACGGCATGGTGCTGGCCGAGCTGATCGGCCGGCGGCGGACGGACTACAAGATTTTGACTCGCTCGCTGCTGACCGGCGTGGCCGAGATCGACGACTTCATGATCCCGGTGCCCTTTCCGCACGAGCCGGATGCTCTCGAGCGCAATCTTGAAATGCGCAAGAAGGCCAATGACCATCTGAAGGCGGGGGGTTGCGTGGTGGTCTTCCCGGCGGGCGAAGTGGCCTCTTCCAAGAGCTGGTTTGGCCCGGCCATCGAGAAAGAGTGGCACACCTTCACGTCCAAGATGATCCTGCGTTCCGAGGCGCGGGTGGTGCCGATCTATTTCCAGGGGCAGAACAGCCGCTACTATCAGATTGCCAACAAGATCAGCGCCGTGCTGCGCCAGAGCCTTCTGCTCTACGAGGTGCGCTATGCGCTCAACAAGCCGCAAGCGCCGATCGTGGGCGAACCGATCGAGCGCGGCGAGATCGACGACTGGTCGAGCAATCAGCGTGGTTTCATCTCGTGGCTGCGGGAAAAGACGCTGGCGCTGAAGCCCGGAAGCTGA
- a CDS encoding 3-hydroxybutyryl-CoA dehydrogenase yields the protein MDIQSIGVVGAGQMGNGIAHVLALAGYDVKLNDIKQDAIDRALDTIRKNMDRQVSREKITAEARDAALGRISTTLTLTDLGPSDLIIEAATERETVKTAIFEDLVPHLKPETILSSNTSSISITRLASRTDRPEKFMGFHFMNPVPVMQLVELIRGIATDEPTYKACAKVVENLGKTASSAEDFPAFIVNRILMPMINEAVYVLYEGVGNVKSIDMAMKLGANHPMGPLELADFIGLDTCLAIMNVLHDGLADTKYRPCPLLTKYVEAGWLGRKTNRGFYDYRGEEPVPTR from the coding sequence ATGGACATCCAGAGCATCGGCGTTGTCGGCGCGGGGCAGATGGGTAACGGCATCGCGCATGTGCTGGCGCTCGCGGGCTATGACGTGAAGCTGAATGACATCAAGCAGGACGCCATCGACCGCGCCCTCGATACCATCCGCAAGAACATGGACCGCCAGGTCAGCCGCGAGAAGATCACCGCCGAGGCGCGGGATGCAGCCCTTGGCCGCATCTCGACCACGCTCACCCTGACAGACCTCGGCCCCTCCGATCTCATCATCGAGGCCGCGACCGAGCGCGAAACGGTGAAGACCGCAATCTTCGAAGACCTTGTGCCGCACCTCAAGCCCGAGACGATCCTGAGCTCTAACACTTCCTCGATCTCGATCACCCGGCTTGCATCACGCACGGACCGACCCGAAAAGTTCATGGGCTTCCACTTCATGAACCCGGTGCCGGTGATGCAACTTGTCGAGCTGATCCGGGGCATCGCCACCGATGAGCCCACCTACAAGGCCTGCGCCAAGGTGGTGGAAAACCTCGGCAAAACCGCCTCTTCGGCAGAAGATTTTCCGGCCTTCATCGTCAACCGCATCCTGATGCCGATGATAAACGAGGCGGTCTATGTGCTCTACGAAGGCGTGGGCAACGTGAAGTCGATCGACATGGCCATGAAGCTCGGCGCCAACCACCCGATGGGCCCGCTCGAGCTGGCCGATTTCATTGGCCTCGACACCTGCCTCGCGATCATGAACGTGCTGCACGACGGTCTGGCCGACACCAAGTATCGCCCCTGCCCGCTGCTGACCAAGTATGTCGAAGCCGGTTGGCTTGGCCGCAAGACAAACCGTGGATTTTACGATTATCGCGGCGAGGAGCCGGTGCCGACGCGCTAA
- a CDS encoding DUF6473 family protein: protein MTFEIAGQSALDYLHCRYGQSRLLFRGPKRKLEGPYVAFFGGTETYGKFVEDPFPALVEESTGARCVNFGCLNAGADLFINDPTLIDAARRATVTVVQVMGAQNMSNRFYAVHPRRNDRFLRASSLMRTVFREVDFTEFNFTRHLLSTLRRVNEKKYLMVVEELKAAWVARMQTMLAMIPGKVVLLWLHDTRAGSDDEAHDSLGNDPLFVDAAMVDILRPQLAGVVEATPSDAAWAAGNEGMICSETEAPAASAMPGPAVHEEIAAALTPEIASMVS from the coding sequence ATGACCTTTGAGATCGCTGGTCAGAGTGCGCTGGATTATCTGCATTGTCGCTATGGCCAGTCGCGGCTGTTGTTTCGTGGTCCCAAGCGCAAGCTGGAGGGCCCCTATGTAGCCTTCTTCGGTGGAACAGAGACCTACGGCAAATTCGTTGAGGATCCGTTTCCGGCGCTTGTCGAGGAGAGCACCGGCGCGCGCTGTGTCAACTTCGGCTGCCTGAACGCCGGGGCCGACCTTTTCATCAATGACCCTACCCTGATCGACGCCGCCCGACGCGCCACCGTGACCGTGGTTCAGGTGATGGGGGCGCAGAACATGTCGAACCGGTTCTATGCCGTGCATCCACGGCGGAACGATCGCTTTCTCAGGGCCTCAAGCCTGATGCGGACGGTCTTTCGCGAGGTGGATTTCACCGAGTTCAATTTCACCCGCCATCTGCTCTCGACCCTGCGGCGGGTCAACGAGAAGAAGTATCTCATGGTGGTCGAAGAGCTGAAGGCGGCCTGGGTGGCGCGGATGCAGACTATGCTTGCGATGATCCCGGGCAAGGTGGTGCTTCTGTGGCTGCATGACACCCGAGCCGGCAGCGATGACGAAGCGCACGACAGCCTCGGGAATGACCCGCTGTTCGTCGATGCGGCGATGGTCGATATCCTGCGCCCGCAGCTGGCCGGTGTTGTCGAGGCTACGCCGAGCGACGCGGCCTGGGCGGCGGGGAACGAGGGGATGATCTGTTCCGAGACGGAAGCCCCCGCCGCGAGCGCGATGCCCGGCCCCGCCGTGCATGAGGAGATCGCCGCGGCCCTGACGCCCGAAATTGCGAGCATGGTCTCATAA